A DNA window from Drosophila biarmipes strain raj3 chromosome 2R, RU_DBia_V1.1, whole genome shotgun sequence contains the following coding sequences:
- the LOC108022463 gene encoding patronin isoform X36 yields the protein MDVETQEIRQARQRASVKWLLSKAFNNRVPDNLKEPFYRDHENQERLKPQIIVELGNATLYCQTLSNLYSDPNYQSMNHWSIIQTLARKGVPVAESSDMPITETVLIQTNPLRINAHMSVIESLMVLYAKEISSGDRVMAAIRRISGNNYQAPPGQSYEQALLGWISHACAALKKRIIKEVDAGLPDENGSRLQTPDIPPVRDFQDLCDGICLALLISYYCPKVVPWTSVRINYLPAVEDSIHNILLVCNFSQKHLPYSVFHMTPEDVTYMRGSMKLNLVLLLTDLFNLFEIHPAKCVCYPGMDGQDVIARRTLGANEHGICHRRGLTVQPVTPIPDLRSDLDQPPVGSPQNRPPFQGRRSRRNSSSEDSQLTIENFGGSQDQLNTLGRYERDRERKLSNTSVGSAYPVEPAVAVRSSIADARGTLQLGYDTDSGSEKQDRETEKYSMRRQVSVDNVPTVSSHNLSNTGSPLPVARHKQHSSDKDYSSNSGMTPDAYNDTRSTSGYDPESTPVRKSSTSSMPASPAAWQLDVGDDDMRSLENVSKLSTIRMKLEEKRRRIEQDKRKIEMALLRHQEKEDLESCPDVMKWETMSNESKRTPDMDPVDLDKYQQQTYGSQQHLADHHYQQQRPMQQSFGSSPHLPQAYNAPVSAYSSRPPSRDPYQQQLQHQQPQPMAMPQPMQYVNEHGQYMSPPQPAHYMQQQPPQQPQSIYSDNGAAYNNHSNHSPYGGAPQYRSSVVYDDYGQPTNHFYLHESSPQPQAHPQRRTWAHSAAAAAYEQQQQQIQPPLVDVNAWQTQQHQKQKQTWMNRPPSSAGAPSPGSFVLHQNGGGGGGGGGGELQHLFQVQASPQHGQRQMSGSNGVQRQQSLTNLRDNRSPKAPQQMGMPMGMPMQHEDMMAPQSICFIGDEEDVDELERNIIESMQSTRISDFVHQQQQQHQQQLQQQQRLQGHSGRGSSSEDYDSGEMISNKLNITSGNLTYRIPSPSRPSIQANSFQDPRAMAAASGGEEPPEKGFYISFDDEQPKRPKPPLRAKRSPKKEALPGSRDSVDNQATLKRESLSQLHNNNNIGIGGEDVNSKPVTRHSIHGLSNSNSVKSPGNATYNKYTDEPPIQLRQLAVSGAVSPTGNDLRHLEDLTNQSPQQTMQQPMSPTRLQQSSNNAEAAKNKALVIGADPTNLDPDSVDEMERRKEKIMLLSLQRRQQQEEAKARKEIESSQKREKEREKEEERSRKKEEQMARRAAILEQHRLKKAIEEAEREGKTLDRPDLHVKLQPHSSTSTTPRLRQQRTTRPRPKTIHVDDASVDISEASSISSRGKKGSSSNLTGYGQLSSSSMKRDYYRGSQDSLTVKESPDDYPSTSSTPIGRRGSYKTSREPAGVERGRTLSRISVAKGSTLNFRGRKSNSLMNLCDTDSGLGRATPPRRAPSPGMGMGASGRHMPSPSGPGSLPPGLISKRRGFDDGSSDFSLTPNLNMEYSGPKLYKQPAAKSNRGIILNAVEYCVFPGVVNREAKQKVLEKIARSEAKHFLVLFRDAGCQFRALYSYQPETDQVTKLYGTGPSQVDEVMFDKFFKYNSGGKCFSQVHTKHLTVTIDAFTIHNSLWQGKRVQLPSKKDMALVI from the exons ATGGATGTCGAAACACAGGAAATACGACAG GCTCGTCAACGTGCTTCCGTCAAGTGGCTGCTCTCGAAGGCCTTCAACAATCGCGTGCCGGACAACCTGAAGGAGCCCTTCTACCGCGACCATGAGAACCAGGAGCGCCTCAAGCCCCAGATCATCGTGGAGCTGGGCAACGCCACGCTCTACTGCCAGACGCTGTCCAACCTATACTCAGATCCCAACTACCAAAGCATGAACCACTGGTCAATAATACAGACGCTAGCGCGCAAGGGAGTTCCCGTGGCCGAATCCTCGGACATGCCCATTACCGAAACGGTATTAATTCAAACGAATCCGCTGCGAATT AACGCCCACATGTCTGTGATAGAATCGCTGATGGTTTTGTATGCGAAGGAAATATCGTCGGGTGACCGCGTCATGGCGGCCATACGAAG AATATCTGGCAACAACTATCAGGCGCCTCCTGGCCAGTCCTACGAGCAAGCTCTGCTGGGCTGGATTTCGCATGCTTGCGCCGCTCTGAAGAAGCGCATTATCAAGGAGGTGGACGCCGGACTGCCCGATGAGAAT GGCTCTCGTCTGCAGACGCCGGACATACCGCCTGTAAGGGACTTCCAGGATCTGTGCGACGGCATCTGCTTGGCACTGCTCATCTCGTACTACTGCCCAAAGGTGGTGCCGTGGACGAGTGTGCGGATCAACTATCTGCCGGCCGTCGAGGATTCGATTCACAACATCCTGCTGGTGTGCAACTTCTCGCAGAAGCATCTGCCATACAGCGTGTTCCACATGACGCCCGAGGATGTGACCTATATGCGCGG ATCCATGAAGCTGAATCTGGTACTGCTGCTCACGGACCTATTCAACCTGTTCGAGATTCACCCAGCCAAGTGTGTTTGCTACCCCGGCATGGATGGTCAGG ATGTCATCGCCCGGCGCACTTTGGGCGCCAACGAGCACGGGATCTGCCATCGAAGGGGGCTCACTGTGCAGCCCGTCACGCCCATTCCCGATTTGCGCAGCGATCTCGACCAGCCGCCGGTGGGCTCGCCTCAGAACCGACCACCGTTCCAAG GTCGTCGCTCGCGCAGGAACTCTTCCAGCGAGGACTCCCAGCTGACCATTGAGAACTTCGGCGGCTCCCAGGATCAGCTGAACACCCTAGGTCGGTACGAACGCGACAGGGAGCGTAAGCTGTCCAACACCAGCGTGGGCAGTGCCTATCCAGTTGAACCCGCTGTGGCCGTGCGATCTTCGATTGCCGATGCTCGGGGCACTTTGCAGTTGGGCTACGATACGGATTCGGGCTCTGAGAAGCAGGATCGGGAGACGGAAAAGTATTCGATGCGCCGGCAGGTCAG TGTCGACAATGTGCCCACGGTTTCGTCGCACAATCTCTCGAATACGGGCAGCCCGTTGCCGGTGGCAAGGCACAAGCAACATTCCAGCGACAAAGactacagcagcaacagcggcatGACGCCGGATGCCTACAACGACACGCGTTCCACCAGTGGCTACGACCCGGAGAGCACTCCCGTGCGCAAGTCCTCGACGAGCAGCATGCCAGCGAGTCCCGCTGCCTGGCAGCTGGATGTGGGAGACGACGACATGCGATCGCTGGAGAATGTCAGCAAGCTGTCCACTATCCGCATGAAGCTGGAGGAGAAGCGGCGGCGCATAGAGCAGGATAAGCGCAAGATTGAGATGGCCTTGCTGCGGCATCAGGAGAAG GAGGATTTGGAGTCGTGTCCGGACGTGATGAAGTGGGAAACCATGAGCAACGAATCGAAGCGCACGCCCGACATGGATCCGGTTGACTTGGACAAGTACCAG CAGCAGACCTACGGGTCGCAGCAGCACCTGGCCGATCACCATTACCAGCAGCAGAGACCCATGCAGCAAAGCTTTGGCTCATCGCCGCATCTTCCGCAGGCCTACAACGCCCCAGTCAGCGCGTACAGCTCCCGTCCGCCCAGCCGCGATCCctaccagcagcagctccagcaccAGCAGCCACAGCCGATGGCGATGCCCCAGCCGATGCAGTACGTCAACGAGCACGGGCAGTATATGTCGCCGCCGCAGCCCGCCCACTacatgcagcagcagccgccgcagcagccgcagaGCATTTACAGTGACAACGGGGCGGCGTACAACAACCACAGCAACCACTCGCCCTACGGCGGAGCCCCGCAATATCGCAGCAGTGTAGTGTACGACGACTACGGGCAGCCCACCAACCACTTTTACCTGCACGAGTCGTCGCCGCAGCCCCAGGCCCATCCGCAGCGCAGGACCTGGGCCCACTCCGCGGCAGCCGCCGCctacgagcagcagcagcagcagatccaGCCGCCTCTGGTGGATGTAAATGCTTGGCAGACACAGCAGCACCAGAAGCAGAAACAGACGTGGATGAACAGGCCTCCCTCGAGTGCCGGGGCTCCCAGTCCCGGCAGCTTTGTGCTGCACCAGAACGGAGGAggtggcggcggaggcggtggtGGTGAGCTGCAGCACCTGTTTCAGGTGCAGGCTTCTCCTCAGCACGGCCAACGTCAGATGAGCGGCTCCAATGGCGTGCAGCGCCAGCAATCGCTGACGAATTTGCGCGACAATCGCTCGCCCAAGGCGCCGCAGCAAATGGGAATGCCCATGGGGATGCCTATGCAACACGAGGACATGATGGCGCCGCAGAGCATTTGCTTCATCGGTGACGAGGAGGACGTGGATGAGCTGGAGCGCAACATCATCGAATCCATGCAGTCGACGCGCATCTCCGACTTTgtgcaccagcagcagcagcaacaccaacagcagctccagcagcaacagcggtTGCAGGGTCACAGCGGACGAGGCAGCAGCTCAGAGGATTACGACAGCGGGGAGATGATCTCCAACAAGCTGAACATCACCAGCGGCAACCTCACTTACCGCATACCCTCGCCCTCCCGTCCCTCCATCCAAGCCAACAGCTTCCAGGATCCCCGAGCAATGGCAGCGGCATCCGGCGGCGAGGAGCCGCCCGAGAAGGGCTTCTACATCTCTTTCGACGACGAGCAGCCCAAGCGACCCAAGCCACCACTGCGGGCCAAGCGATCGCCCAAGAAGGAGGCTCTTCCTGGAAGCCGGGACAGCGTCGATAACCAGGCGACCCTCAAGCGTGAATCGCTTAGTCAGctgcacaacaacaacaacattggGATTGGTGGTGAGGATGTGAACAGCAAACCGGTGACCAGGCACAGCATCCATGGCCTGAGCAACTCCAACAGTGTCAAATCCCCTGGCAATGCCACATACAACAAGTACACCGATGAGCCGCCCATCCAACTCCGCCAGCTGGCTGTTTCGGGAGCAGTTTCGCCAACAGGCAACGACCTTCGCCACTTGGAGGACTTGACCAACCAGTCACCGCAGCAGACGATGCAGCAGCCGATGTCGCCCACGCGACTTCAGCAGAGCAGCAACAACGCAGAGGCGGCCAAAAACAAGGCGCTGGTCATCGGAGCAGACCCCACTAACTTGGATCCG GACTCTGTGGACGAGATGGAGCGGCGCAAGGAGAAGATCATGCTACTGTCCCTGCAACGTcgccagcagcaggaggaggccAAGGCTCGCAAGGAGATAGAGTCCTCTCAGAAGCGGGAAAAGGAGCGcgagaaggaggaggagcgTTCGCGAAAGAAGGAGGAGCAAATGGCTAGGCGAGCGGCCATTCTGGAACAGCACAGACTCAAGAAAGCCATCGAAGAGGCCGAGCGCGAG GGTAAAACCCTGGACCGGCCCGACTTGCATGTGAAACTGCAACCCCACTCATCCACCTCGACGACTCCGCGGCTGAGGCAGCAGCGCACCACGCGTCCCAGGCCCAAGACGATCCACGTGGACGACGCTAGCGTGGACATCAGCGAGGCTTCCAGCATCTCTAGTCGGGGCAAGAAAGGCTCAAGCTCGAATCTAACTG GCTACGGTCAACTAAGCTCAAGTTCAATGAAAAGAGATTACTACAGGGGCTCGCAAGACTCCCTCACTGTAAAAg AGTCACCGGATGATTATCCCAGTACAAGTTCAACTCCGATTGGACGACGGGGATCGTACAAAACTTCCAGAG AGCCAGCCGGCGTAGAAAGGGGCCGCACTCTGTCGCGTATCTCCGTCGCTAAGGGCAGCACGCTTAATTTCCGGGGCCGAAAGTCCAATTCGCTAATGAATCTGTGCG ACACAGATTCGGGACTGGGACGCGCCACTCCGCCGAGGCGTGCTCCGTCGCCTGGAATGGGAATGGGCGCTTCAGGTAGGCATATGCCATCTCCCTCCGGACCGGGCTCTTTGCCGCCAGGTTTGATATCGAAACGTCGCGGATTTGATGATGGATCCAGCGATTTCTCTTTAACTCCGAATTTGAACATGGAATATTCGG GTCCTAAACTCTATAAACAACCAGCGGCCAAATCGAATCGTGGGATTATCCTGAACGCCGTTGAGTACTGCGTTTTCCCCGGCGTTGTCAATCGCGAGGCCAAACAGAAAGTGCTGGAGAAGATTGCGCGCTCGGAGGCGAAGCACTTTCTGGTTCTCTTCCGGGATGCGGGCTGCCAGTTCCGCGCCCTCTACAGCTACCAGCCCGAAACGGACCAGGTGACCAAGCTGTATGGCACAGGGCCTAGTCAAGTCGACGAAGTGATGTTCGACAAGTTCTTCAA ATACAACTCAGGAGGCAAGTGCTTCTCGCAAGTGCACACAAAGCATCTGACAGTGACCATCGACGCCTTCACAATACACAATTCCCTGTGGCAGGGCAAGCGGGTGCAGTTGCCCAGCAAAAAGGACATGGCGCTTGTTATCTAA